Genomic segment of Bartonella bacilliformis KC583:
TCAATGATACGTTTTTCAGGCACTGTAAAACGCGAAGCATTTTGATTGTAATAAGTCATAGCTTCATTTGCTGAGATGTTTTCCAATTTTACAAAATCATTTGGGGTGATCGATAATAAAGAGACGGTGCGATATTCCGGAGCACGAAACATATTTCTATGAGTATCAAACCATTTTTGTAATGTCTCTTTATTGGGGGTAGAAATTTTTTTCTCTTTTTCTAAATTAACGACAAGATAATCGGCGGTACGTTTTTCTTCACGATGAAGGGCAAACGCTTCATAAAAGAGATTGGGTATCTTTGCTCCGGATAATGATGCTAAAATGAGCTGATTACGTTTTTCTCTTTGAGTGTAATAATCGAGAAAATGACTTTGGCTAATATTTAATTGCTGAAGATAGTTAAGAAATAAGTTTCGGTTGAAATTTCCATTTGTTTGAAAAATACTATCAGAACTAATAATGTGAGCTAGCGCATCTTGTGAAAGACTAATTTTCATTTTACGCGCTTGTTCATCAAATAGGATATCCTGCTGTAATTGATAGAAAACAAAAGCAGGAATTCCATATTGCTGAATTTCATCTGGTGAAAGCATTCGCCCTAGCTGAGAAGCAAGTGCGAGACGTAAGCTATAATCAGCAAGTGCAAGACGGTAATCATCAACAGTTATGACAGATTTTCCAGAAGTAAGAAGATTGCTCTCATTCTTTATGTTTAATTGCGGTATACCCCACAAAAAGACAAAGCATAAAAGCAAAATAGCGAAAAAAATCTTAGTAACCCAAGAATTTGTAGTGTTCCTTATGGAGTCAAGCATTGTTTAATTCCATCTTTAGCACAGTTGTTGTCAAAGTCATGATAGAATCCAAAACATAACAGAATCTAAAATAATAACAAAATTTGCAATAAAGATGCATAAGATGCAAGCTTAAATACTTGCTTTCATTCTATAATTTGTTACTTAAAAGCAGTAAATCTTGTTAGGATAATTTTTGAGGTAAAAATATGACTTCTAGTATTCGGCCTTTGCTTGCCGGAAATTGGAAAATGAATGGGACTAGCGAATCTCTTAGAGAATTACGGGCTATTGCTTCTGGTATTGATTCTGACCGAGATCGTTGCTTTGAAGCGCTTGTTTGTGTTCCAGCAACACTTTTATCACGTGCTTCTGATATATTAAGTGATGAAAATATTTTTTTAGGGGGGCAAGATTGCCATTTTAATGATAGTGGTCCTCATACTGGAGATATTTCGGCATGTATGCTTAAAGAAGCAGGAGCAAGTCATGTCATTCTTGGACATTCAGAGCGCCGTACAGATTATCGTGAAAGTGATGCAATTGTCTGTGCTAAAGTGAAAGCTGCGTGGCGGGCAGGTCTTGTGGCTCTTATTTGTATTGGTGAAACATTAGAAGAGCGTGAAAATAACACAGTGTTGGATGTGCTTGCACAGCAACTTAAAGGATCCGTGCCAGCGGGAGCAATGGATCACAATACCGTTATTGCTTATGAACCGAGATGGGCTATAGGTACAGGAAAGACACCTACTTCAGAAGATATTGCACAAGTGCATGGTTTCATTCGTAAAGAGGTCAGCCATCGTTTTGGTGATGAGGGGCACAAAATACGCTTGCTTTATGGTGGATCAGTCAAACCATCCAATGCATCTGAGCTTTTGGAGACGAGTCACGTTAATGGTGCTCTGATTGGTGGAGCAAGCTTAAAAGCAACTGATTTTTTAACTATTTGCAACATTTATCGTAAATTATAAAGAAGAATTATGTTATGTTACCTCTTGGATTATGTGTAATTTATGTGTAAGTAATTTGTATTGTAAACAACAGTGTGTGGTTATAAAGAGCGGAGCTTATGCAAACAGTTCTAATTGTTATTCATTTTTTAATCGTTATTGTTTTAGTAGGGGTTGTGTTGATTCAACCTTCAGAGGGTGGTGGACTGGGTGTTGGCGGTGGTTCAGGATTTATGAGCACTCGTGGGACTAGAAATACGTTGACACGTTTAACGGCTATCTTAGCAATTTGTTTTTTTGTAACCTCTATTGCTCTTATCGTCGTTGGCAGTATATCGAACTCTAATTTGGATATTCTCAATCGTATTCCGGTTAATTCAGAACAGAATTCAATAAATAAAAATGCATCAGAAGGTGTCCCTTCACCTGGTAATGGAACTCAGCCTTCCATTCTTGAACAATTAGGTGGTGCTTCAACTTCTTCTCAAGAACAAAAAGGTTCAGCTGGTTCAGCGACTGACAATCCAGTTCCACCGCCGGTTAAAAGTCTAAATTCTGATAGTGAGTAATAGTTTAAGAATCGCTTTCATTTTTTCCAACATGAAAGCGATTTTTATTTTTTAAAAGTAATTTTTATGCATTTTTTGCTGGAAAAATTTTCATAAATTGCTTATCATCACAATCCCATGGCACGTTATGTTTTTATTACTGGTGGTGTGGTTTCTTCTCTAGGAAAAGGAATTGCAGCGGCGGCTTTAGCTGCGTTATTACAGGCTCGCGGATATCGTGTGCGAATCCGCAAGCTTGATCCCTATTTAAATGTTGATCCAGGTACGATGTCACCTTATCAGCACGGTGAGGTATTTGTGACTGATGATGGTTCAGAAACAGATCTTGATCTTGGTCATTATGAGCGTTTTACTGGACGTTCTGCTAATCGCCACGATAATATTACAACAGGGCGTATTTATCGTAATATTATTGAGAGAGAACGACGAGGTGATTATTTAGGAGCAACAGTTCAGGTTATCCCTCATGTTACTGATGAAATTAAGAATTTTATTACCACAGGAAATGAAGAATCCGATTTTGTTTTATGCGAAATAGGTGGAACAGTTGGTGATATTGAAGCAATGCCTTTTCTTGAAGCGATTCGTCAGCTTCATAATGAATTGCCAAGGCAAAGCGTTGTTTATATGCATCTTACGTTGATGCCTTATATTTCCTCTGCAGGAGAATTAAAAACGAAACCAACACAACACTCTGTTAAAGAATTACAATCAGTTGGTATTGCTCCGGATATTTTGTTAGTGCGTGCGGATCGACCTATTCCAGAATCAGAGCGGTGCAAGTTATCGCTTTTTTGTAATGTTCGTCCCAGTGCAGTCATTCAGGCATTAGATGTTTCAACAATTTACGATGTTCCTATTGCCTATCATAAAGAAGGTTTGGATTCAGAAATTCTCTCTGCTTTTGGAATTGATTCAGCGCCTGAACCGAAAATGGACCGTTGGGAAGATATTGCATATCGGATTCACCATCCTGAAGGAGAGGTCACGATTGCTATTGTTGGAAAATACACAGGTTTAAAAGATGCTTATAAATCACTTATTGAGGCAGTTGCACACGGTGGTTTAGCCAATAAAGTAAAAGTGAATATTGAATGGATTGAAGCGGAGATTTTTGAAAAAGAAGATCCTGCACTTTTTTTACAAAAAGTTCATGGGATTTTAGTGCCTGGAGCTTTTGGAGTGCGTGGCTCAGAAGGTAAAATTCGAGCAATTCAGTTTGCTCGGAATCATAAAATACCTTTTTTGGGTATTTGTTTTGGAATGCAATTGGCTTGTATCGAGGCAGTGCGTAATCTTGCAGGGATTGAGAATGCTTCATCAAGTGAGTTTTGCGAAACAAAAGATTCTGTTGTTGGTTTGATGACTGAATGGCTTAAAGGAGATGTTTTTGAAAAACGCACAGCATCTGGAAATTTGGGGGGGACAATGCGTCTTGGTGCTTTTATAGCTCAATTAAAAAAAGATAGTCATATCTCCAAAATTTATGGGACAACCAGTATTTGTGAGCGGCATCGTCATCGTTATGAAGTGAATATTCATTATAAAGATATATTGGAACGATTTGGATTTGTTTTTTCTGGTATGTCTCCAGATGGTGTTCTGCCTGAGGCAATAGAATATAACAATCATCCATGGTTTATTGGTGTTCAGTATCATCCAGAATTGAAGTCACGTCCATTTGATCCGCATCCGCTTTTTTCTTCTTTCATTGCAGCTACAGTGGAACAAAGTAGGTTGTTTTAGTGTATAAATTTATTATCTTAGTTTTTGAGGAATAAAATGTCTCAACCAAATGTCTCTGTTAAGGTTGGAAATGTTGTTTTTTCTAATAAAGCACCTCTATCTTTAATTGTGGGACCTTGTCAGATAGAAAGTCGGGATCATGCTTTTGAAATGGCAGGTCGAATTAAAGCCATCGCTGATCAAGCAGGTATCGGTTTCGTTTATAAATCCAGTTACGATAAAGCTAATAGAACATCTCTAAGTGCAGCACGTGGTATTGGCCTTGAAAAAGCAATAGCTATTTTTGCTGATCTTAAGAAGGAATTTGGATTTCCAATATTGACTGATGTACATACTGAAGAACAATGCAGAGCCGTTTCTTCAGTTGTGGATGTATTACAAATACCAGCTTTTTTATGCCGTCAAACAGATCTTCTCGTAGCAGCAGCTAAAACGGGGTGTGTTATCAATATTAAAAAAGGCCAATTTTTAGCTCCTTGGGATATGGAGAATGTCTTAAAAAAAGTAACACAAAGCGGTAACCCTGATGTTATGCTTTGTGAGCGTGGCACTTCATTTGGCTATAATCGTCTTGTTTCTGATATGCGTTCATTACCAATTATGAGCTCGTTTGGTGCACCTGTTATTTTTGATGCAACACATTCTGTTCAGGAGCCAGGTGGTAAAGGGGACTCATCTGGTGGGCAACGTCAGTTTGTTGAAATATTAGCACGTGCAGCTGTTGCTGTTGGTGTTGCAGGTATTTTTCTTGAAACACATCAAGATCCTGATAATGCACCGTCTGATGGTGCTAATATGATCGAGATTGATAATTTACAGAGATTGATTGAGATTTTGATGAATTTTGATCGTTTGACGAAAAATGAATTAAATATACATGCATAGGAGGTGTCCTATGTTATGGTGTTTTAAGATTAATCAAGACCTCTGCTAGATGACGGGGCTTACATGATTAACAAAGTTAATGGGATTTGCATGACGAGAATTGTGGATATAGTTGGGCGTGAAGTACTTGATAGCCGTGGCAATCCAACTGTAGAGGTTGATGTTTATCTAGAAAACGGGGTTTTTGGTCGTTCTGCTGTTCCTTCAGGAGCATCAACAGGTGCGCATGAAGCTGTAGAACTTCGCGATGGTGGTAAGCGCTATCAAGGCAAAGGCGTTGAGAAAGCGGTTGCTGCAATTAATGGTGAAATTTTTAAAGAACTTGGTGGAAGAGATGCAAGGAATCAATTAGCTATTGATCAAGCGATGATTGCTTTGGATGGAACGTCTAACAA
This window contains:
- a CDS encoding CTP synthase, with the translated sequence MARYVFITGGVVSSLGKGIAAAALAALLQARGYRVRIRKLDPYLNVDPGTMSPYQHGEVFVTDDGSETDLDLGHYERFTGRSANRHDNITTGRIYRNIIERERRGDYLGATVQVIPHVTDEIKNFITTGNEESDFVLCEIGGTVGDIEAMPFLEAIRQLHNELPRQSVVYMHLTLMPYISSAGELKTKPTQHSVKELQSVGIAPDILLVRADRPIPESERCKLSLFCNVRPSAVIQALDVSTIYDVPIAYHKEGLDSEILSAFGIDSAPEPKMDRWEDIAYRIHHPEGEVTIAIVGKYTGLKDAYKSLIEAVAHGGLANKVKVNIEWIEAEIFEKEDPALFLQKVHGILVPGAFGVRGSEGKIRAIQFARNHKIPFLGICFGMQLACIEAVRNLAGIENASSSEFCETKDSVVGLMTEWLKGDVFEKRTASGNLGGTMRLGAFIAQLKKDSHISKIYGTTSICERHRHRYEVNIHYKDILERFGFVFSGMSPDGVLPEAIEYNNHPWFIGVQYHPELKSRPFDPHPLFSSFIAATVEQSRLF
- the secG gene encoding preprotein translocase subunit SecG, whose translation is MQTVLIVIHFLIVIVLVGVVLIQPSEGGGLGVGGGSGFMSTRGTRNTLTRLTAILAICFFVTSIALIVVGSISNSNLDILNRIPVNSEQNSINKNASEGVPSPGNGTQPSILEQLGGASTSSQEQKGSAGSATDNPVPPPVKSLNSDSE
- the kdsA gene encoding 3-deoxy-8-phosphooctulonate synthase; translated protein: MSQPNVSVKVGNVVFSNKAPLSLIVGPCQIESRDHAFEMAGRIKAIADQAGIGFVYKSSYDKANRTSLSAARGIGLEKAIAIFADLKKEFGFPILTDVHTEEQCRAVSSVVDVLQIPAFLCRQTDLLVAAAKTGCVINIKKGQFLAPWDMENVLKKVTQSGNPDVMLCERGTSFGYNRLVSDMRSLPIMSSFGAPVIFDATHSVQEPGGKGDSSGGQRQFVEILARAAVAVGVAGIFLETHQDPDNAPSDGANMIEIDNLQRLIEILMNFDRLTKNELNIHA
- the tpiA gene encoding triose-phosphate isomerase; the encoded protein is MTSSIRPLLAGNWKMNGTSESLRELRAIASGIDSDRDRCFEALVCVPATLLSRASDILSDENIFLGGQDCHFNDSGPHTGDISACMLKEAGASHVILGHSERRTDYRESDAIVCAKVKAAWRAGLVALICIGETLEERENNTVLDVLAQQLKGSVPAGAMDHNTVIAYEPRWAIGTGKTPTSEDIAQVHGFIRKEVSHRFGDEGHKIRLLYGGSVKPSNASELLETSHVNGALIGGASLKATDFLTICNIYRKL